The Coffea eugenioides isolate CCC68of chromosome 8, Ceug_1.0, whole genome shotgun sequence genome has a segment encoding these proteins:
- the LOC113780215 gene encoding putative disease resistance protein RGA1, translating to MEVEDVGDAVLTELYYRSLFQEVKEDEFGNALTFKMHDLVHDLARSVMEAKHGGTESNRTMMLGVPYDQLTVAFPIIRMRGTDQFSSFLSKCGSLRALIIRSTWWGEMFTELPHAISKLKHLRHVNLSGSDIVELPNSICDLWNLQILNLNDCDKLRSLPKGMRFLRNLRHLCLQGCWNLTHMPSGIGKLTCLRMLSMVVLSGKNSFQLSEMRDLNMLRGILIIRHLERIETKKDAKEACLIKKQSLRKLHLCWDSERTVQRYNDEEVLEALKPCPNLQFLHIEGFNSSSFPSWMSTVTKVAVDGSAAEYIVGARESTAADARSPSLKQLELMNMPNLKGMLGREVQGTTSTPRAFSQLQSLSCFNCPTLTLPLPRMPSLKELYVENCPNMAWASISNLTSLNSLKIKNIEGLSCLPKEMLQNLSLLESLQIRHVRDLRALPRSLASLTALKELIIWGCPMLKSLPEEVKRFPTLQVLDLRDFPNLTSLPNWFGDHLTSLQHLTLHKCPKLETLPSSIQMMTTFQSLTIGACDLLEPRCEEGGEEWHKIKHIHKLSKEINIFMY from the coding sequence ATGGAAGTGGAAGATGTTGGTGATGCTGTGCTGACTGAACTATATTATAGATCACTATTCCAAGAAGtaaaggaagatgaatttggCAATGCCCTCACTTTTAAGATGCATGACCTTGTCCATGATCTGGCTCGATCCGTAATGGAGGCTAAACACGGTGGAACAGAGTCAAACAGAACCATGATGTTGGGTGTGCCATATGATCAGCTAACAGTGGCTTTTCCTATTATAAGAATGAGAGGCACTGACcagttttcttctttcttgtcaAAATGTGGTTCCCTGAGGGCGCTCATTATAAGGTCAACATGGTGGGGAGAAATGTTTACAGAGCTGCCGCATGCAATAAGCAAATTGAAACATTTGAGGCATGTAAATCTTTCAGGATCTGACATTGTTGAACTACCCAATTCAATTTGTGACTTGTGGAATTTGCAAATTTTAAACCTAAATGACTGTGACAAACTTCGGAGCCTGCCCAAAGGCATGAGATTCCTCAGAAATCTTCGACATCTTTGTCTACAGGGGTGCTGGAATTTGACTCACATGCCAAGTGGAATTGGGAAGTTGACTTGCCTAAGAATGCTGAGTATGGTCGTTCTGAGTGGCAAAAACAGCTTCCAATTAAGCGAGATGCGAGACCTCAATATGCTTAGAGGAATTTTAATAATTAGGCACCTTGAGAGGATTGAAACCAAAAAGGATGCAAAAGAAGCTTGTTTAATTAAAAAACAGAGCCTCCGCAAGTTGCATTTGTGTTGGGATTCCGAAAGAACGGTTCAACGTTACAATGATGAGGAAGTGCTTGAAGCCCTGAAACCCTGCCCTAACCTTCAATTTCTGCACATAGAAGGCTTCAACAGTTCATCATTTCCATCTTGGATGTCAACTGTAACAAAAGTTGCTGTGGACGGAAGTGCAGCGGAATACATAGTTGGGGCTCGGGAGAGTACTGCCGCTGATGCAAGGTCCCCATCGTTGAAACAACTGGAGTTGATGAACATGCCCAACCTAAAAGGAATGTTAGGAAGAGAGGTCCAAGGTACTACTAGTACTCCCCGGGCGTTCTCTCAACTTCAATCCTTGTCTTGTTTCAATTGCCCAACGTTGACATTGCCGTTGCCACGTATGCCGTCCCTAAAGGAGTTATACGTGGAGAACTGTCCGAACATGGCATGGGCTTCAATATCCAATCTCACCAGTCTTAACTCCCTTAAAATTAAGAACATTGAAGGATTGAGTTGTTTACCAAAAGAGATGCTACAAAATCTTAGTCTTCTTGAATCGCTGCAAATTAGGCATGTAAGGGATCTGCGAGCCTTACCCAGAAGCTTGGCTAGCCTCACGGCTTTGAAGGAGTTGATTATCTGGGGATGTCCCATGCTCAAGTCTCTGCCAGAGGAAGTCAAACGTTTCCCTACACTACAAGTACTGGATCTGCGAGATTTTCCCAATCTAACTTCATTGCCAAACTGGTTTGGAGACCACCTCACTTCTCTTCAACACCTGACACTACACAAATGTCCGAAGCTTGAAACACTTCCATCCAGCATTCAAATGATGACGACATTCCAAAGTTTGACCATAGGTGCATGCGACCTACTGGAACCACGGTGTgaagagggaggagaggaaTGGCACAAAATTAAGCACATCCATAAGTTGAGtaaggaaattaatatattcatGTATTAG
- the LOC113780216 gene encoding disease resistance protein RGA2-like yields MEASVGILVDTLNSMIQKEFGLLCGVATDMQKLSRLLSATKAVLEDAEQKQFTDKAIQQWLQKLNVVACEIEDVLDDYAAKASKVKYKNSGCFSLMCDPVAGSLVFRGRIGTRMKEILAKFNSIADERIKLGLSDQKRGSYFNASRETGSMVNEPEVLGRDEEKEQIVRILTKEKDGVDQNVSVLPIVGVGGLGKTTLAQLVFNDQRITQHFELKLWVWVSEDFDVKRIIKVLICSIQRTLTEELESLSLERKLQGLLRGKRYLVVLDDVWNKNPEEWEKLKSVLECGARGSSIVTTTRMEKVATIMGTLQTHYLSSLLENLCWSLFRQRAFGPQEAEEYPNLVVIGKEIVKKCGGVPLAAKALGGFL; encoded by the coding sequence ATGGAAGCATCTGTGGGAATTCTGGTAGATACTTTGAATTCCATGATCCAGAAGGAGTTTGGATTGCTTTGTGGCGTTGCAACTGACATGCAAAAGCTTTCACGCTTGCTCTCCGCCACCAAGGCAGTGCTTGAAGATGCAGAGCAGAAGCAATTCACAGACAAGGCAATACAACAGTGGCTTCAGAAGCTCAATGTTGTTGCTTGTGAAATCGAGGACGTATTGGATGATTATGCAGCCAAAGCCTCAAAAGTCAAGtacaaaaattctggttgttTTAGTTTGATGTGTGACCCTGTAGCAGGAAGCTTAGTGTTTCGTGGCAGGATTGGGACAAGGATGAAGGAGATCCTTGCAAAATTTAATTCAATAGCTGATGAGCGGATAAAGCTTGGTTTGAGTGATCAGAAGCGTGGGAGCTATTTCAATGCAAGCCGTGAGACTGGATCCATGGTAAATGAACCTGAAGTTCTTGGAAGGGACGAGGAAAAAGAGCAGATCGTACGCATCTTGACGAAAGAAAAAGATGGAGTCGATCAAAATGTATCAGTGCTCCCTATAGTGGGTGTTGGAGGCCTTGGAAAGACAACACTTGCCCAATTGGTCTTCAATGATCAGCGCATAACCCAGCATTTTGAGCTAAAACTCTGGGTTTGGGTTTCAGAGGATTTTGATGTGAAGAGGATTATAAAAGTCTTAATTTGTTCTATACAAAGGACTCTTACTGAAGAATTAGAATCGCTTTCTCTCGAAAGAAAACTTCAAGGGTTGTTGAGAGGGAAAAGATACTTGGTTGTACTGGATGATGTCTGGAATAAGAATCCAGAGGAATGGGAGAAACTGAAATCTGTTCTGGAATGCGGAGCGAGAGGTAGTTCAATTGTCACGACAACTCGCATGGAGAAGGTTGCCACAATAATGGGCACATTACAAACACATTATCTGTCGAGTTTGTTAGAGAATTTGTGTTGGTCACTATTTAGGCAACGGGCATTTGGGCCTCAAGAGGCTGAAGAATATCCTAACCTTGTAGTTATCGGAAAAGAGATTGTGAAAAAATGTGGTGGTGTTCCGCTGGCTGCAAAGGCTCTCGGAGGCTTTCTATGA
- the LOC113780213 gene encoding inactive leucine-rich repeat receptor-like serine/threonine-protein kinase At1g60630, translated as MGGFGVVYKGYLPNRTVVAVKRLRDPNFTGEVQFQTEVEMIGHAVHRNLLRLDGFCMTPEERLLVYPYMPNGSVADRLRARGVFGVFCKLFCLKLSMAPKRGLIPDRMGDKMVGLFYIAEPNPNFTGDKIVGLLLIILFSSITSFFFLSASTRATLFFPRSVQDLAADALLYRSWARALSLRYLLLELLSRLLFPCLSFPVLWRNFSHSKHGSANCSPFWLSPDWRRWWVRLGFRREISQVMLVN; from the exons ATGG GTGGATTTGGAGTTGTCTATAAAGGATATCTCCCAAATAGGACAGTTGTGGCAGTTAAAAGATTGCGAGATCCTAATTTCACGGGGGAGGTACAGTTTCAAACTGAAGTTGAGATGATCGGTCATGCTGTACACCGGAACCTTCTTCGGTTAGATGGCTTCTGCATGACACCTGAAGAGAGGTTGCTTGTTTATCCTTACATGCCAAATGGGAGTGTTGCAGATAGATTAAGAG CACGTGGTGTTTTTGGTGTTTTCTGCAAATTATTCTGCTTAAAACTATCAATGGCCCCAAAAAGAGGACTAATCCCAGATCGTATGGGCGATAAAATGGTGGGGCTCTTCTACATAGCAGAACCAAACCCAAATTTTACAGGTGATAAAATTGTGGGGCTTTTGTTGATAATCTTATTTTCAAGTATAACATCATTCTTTTTCTTGTCTGCATCCACCAGAGCGACCCTTTTCTTCCCAAGATCTGTACAAGATTTAGCAGCAGATGCTTTGTTGTATCGAAGCTGGGCAAGAGCCCTCAGTCTAAGATACTTGTTGCTTGAACTTCTTAGTCGTCTTTTGTTTCCCTGTCTTAGTTTCCCTGTCCTTTGGAGAAACTTTTCCCATTCTAAACATGGTTCTGCTAATTGTTCTCCTTTTTGGCTATCTCCAGATTGGAGGAGATGGTGGGTACGGCTAGGTTTTAGAAGGGAAATTTCTCAGGTTATGCTTGTTAATTAG